Below is a window of Saccharomonospora viridis DSM 43017 DNA.
TGTCCAGTACCCCCGGTGAAGTGTGAGGGCCTGTTCGAGTGCCTCGTTGAACAGGCGCTCGTCACGACGTAGCAGGTAGTAGAACATCTTGATGGGCGGATAGACCAGCTGGAGCATCGCGTCGCCGGAGGCGATCCGGGCCTCGTCCGGGTCGGTACCCCGCATCGCCGCCGTGAACAATTCCGGCGGTATGGGTTCCTTGCGCAGAAATCTCTGCAGCGTTTCCACCCATGCGTACATGTAGTCGTCGTGCTGCGCACCCGATGCGCGCAGCGTATCCAGAGGAACGGCACACAGTCGCTGAACCGTGTCCTCGTCTCGCAACGCCACGGCCAGCCACACCACGGTGAGCCACTTTCCTCCGTTGGCCGCCGAAACCGGGCCGGTCGCGGGAATCCGCACCGTGTTCCCACCGATCTCGTAGGGCACCTCACCGTCCGATGCCTGGGCGGCGGCGAAGATCGCCGCCGCGGCCTGCTCGGCGATGCGCAGGTCATGCCACGTGTCGCTTTGGGTCACGTCCGGGTCGAGCACGCACCGGTACTGGGCCGCGGTGATCGCCCATTGGTGCACCGCGGTCAGGGCGCTGGCTTTTCGCTCGACATAGCTGAGGAAGACATCGACCTTCGGCGCGATGACGGCGACCTGCCGACGCGCGAGGTCGGGATCCACCGCATGCCTGGGCACATTCGTCATCACTCAAACCTCGTTCCGCTCGCGGGTCGCCTCGGCGCTGAATGGACCTTTGTAATCGTAGCCAGCGTAAGGATGATACTCGTATCCCGCGTAGCTGTGCGGTGTCGTCGATGTGTCCACAAGGGCTCGAACCTTGACGTAATCGAGTCGGTTGTCGAGCAAAGCCTCCTGAAGTTCGGCTGCTAGATCGGCGTCCTTGCTTGCGAGCTTTCTGAGCATGTTCTGAAAGTAATCGGGATGCCCTTGTTCGACAGTCCGGTTCTCATCACTCAAGTAGTGAGAACTGGTTCCGCCGCCCGGACCCTTCGCCTCGTGCACGATGAAATGTGGTTTTCCACCGTTGTGGTAGTCGACCTCCCAGATCTGATCGAAGCTGTTCGCACCCGGCTGTCCTTCGATGGAATGGTGAGGTTTGATCTCGGCGATGAGGTTGCCGTCGTTGTCGAAGGCCTGGAAGCGTTCCCCACCCTCGGGATGCGGTTGCAGGGTGACGTTGTCGCCACCGTACTGCTGGACCAGTTTCTGGTACACCTGGTCTTTGATGGCGTGCGTCGATGCTTGCTCACCGAGGGCCTCGGAGGCGTCGTTCGCCTCGTTGTGCGCGTCCTTCCACTCCTGCGCGTTCTCCTCGGTCTTCTCTCCTATCTCGGATTTCCGCTCGAGTTTTCGCTCGCGATCTTCGACCATCTCGTCGAGCTTCGCGTAATCCTCGTCCCTCCAATTTTGCGTGCTCGGATACTCATCGGTATCGGAGTTCGGGGAGTCGTTCGAAGCCGATGAATCGTCCGACTTGGACGGATTGTCCGGGCCGGTATCGACCTCGCCGTCGGCGTCGATGTCTTCCTGATCTTGGGACGATCGGGGACGCTCGACCTTCACCGAACGTTCGTCAACGAATTGAGCGCGCTCCAACGGAGGTCGGTCGTCCTTGAAGTACGCCCTTTCATTGACCGGGTCCCAGTCGAGTGGTGGCAGCGGGTTATCCGAGCTCACACGGCTGTGTTTGACGACAAGTTCCACGGTTCCGTCTTCCCGAGTACGCCAATAGTAGTTATCCTCGAGGAATTGTGGGTCGGCGATTTTCTGACGTAGAGATCTTTTGTCTTCACCCGTCCCAGGCTTGTCCCGCCAGTCGATCACATCGGGGTCTTCGTCCCTACGCGATCGCGAGGAGTCCACGTCGACATCCGACCTGTCCGCATCCCCGGTGTGCGGAGTGAACCCGTCGTCGCCCGTTCGGGACGTCGAACCGTCGGGGCTGTGCGTCGACCACTCGCCGTTCGGCGGGATCTTCGGACGCGGTTTGCCGTCCGGGCCGATCTCGTAGTCGGAGGAGAAGACGTTGCCGTTGGCGTCGGTCCACGCCGGTTTGTTCGGCGCCAACACCTCGGTGTCGAGTTCGTGTGACAGCCGCCGGGCGAAGTCGTTGGAGCCCGCGTCACAACCGATGAGCCGGATCGGACGGCCGTCGTAATCGCCGTTGCGACGCAGGATGTCGGCGAATTCCTCCGGCGTGTACCGGTGGCCGCCGATGCGGGCGTGACCGTCCGGCGTGACGTGCACGTCCACGGTGTAGCGGCCGTCCGGGTCCGGCTTGACCCGGTGCGGCAGATCACCCATCTCCGGATCACCGCGGTGGAACGACATCCCCGCGGGGGTGCGCTCGGTGTGCCGTTGATTGACCTCCTCCGGCGTCAGTCGATCGTCGGGCCGGCCGTCGTTGTCGTGGTCCGCCCGGTCGTCGGGCCGGTCCTGAGGTCGGTCGTGGGGCCGCTCGGTGTCCGAGTCGCGGTCGGGCCGTTCGGTATCCCGGTCGTCGCCGTGCGGCCGATCGTCCTGCGGCCGGTTCTGTGGGTCGCGATCGGTGCGCGGATCGCGGGACGGATCGTTGCCGCCCCGGCCGTCGCCCTGATGCGGCGGTCGACCGTCGGCCGGTTGCCGTGAGGATGGTTCCGTGGTCGGACGCTGCTGCGGAGAACCACCAGGGGCATCGGGACGAGAACCGTTCGGGCCGGTCCCTTGTGGTCCCGGACGCGGTCCCTGTGGGCCCGGGCCGTGCGGTGCCGAACCGGGTGTCGGTGGGCTGAAGCGCGGCCCCGGGTGGGGCGGATTGCCCGGGTGCGGCGACGGGGCGAAGCCACGCGGCACCGCGGGTGGCATGTGGGGCTGTGCATGCGGTCCGGGCCCATACTGCCCACCGGGTCCATGCGTCGTGCCCTGCGGCGGGCCGGGGCGCTGCGGTGTGGGCGTGTGCGGGGCGTGGCTTTGCGGAGACGTCGACGGTTGCGGGGGTCCGCCGGGGCGAGGCTGTGTCGCCGGTGTCGTCGGTGTCGCGGGTGTCTCCGAGTGCGGTCGCGCTCCCGGTGACCCCGGTGTGCCGGTCCAGCCCTGTGGACCGTGGGGACGGCCGCCCGGGGACGTGCCGCTCGATCCGCCGGGAGTCGTCCCACCGGAGTTCGGCGTCGCCGCCGGACCCGTCCCCATCGGTTGCTGGGCGTGTGGCGTGGAGGGTGTCGAACCACCCTCGGGCCCGCGTTGTGGAGGTGGCGAGAAACCACCGGAGTCCGTGCGTGGCGGCGTTGCGTGCGGCGAGGTCGGTGACGAAAGACCACTCGCCGTCGTCGAGTCCGCATGAGTGCCCGTGTTCGGTCGGGAGAAAGGCGAATCCGGATGAGTCGGCGACGGTCCCGATGAGGGCCCCGACGAAGTTCCTGGGGACGGACCCTGTGGCGGACTCTGTGGCGACCGTCCGGAGTCGTTCGCGTATGGACTATCCTGCCGCGGGGTGGCCTGGCTGGGAGAATCGTGCGAAGTGGATGGTTGATTCTCCGGACGAGTCTGTGTGTTTCCGCGCGGACTGTCGGTGTTTCCGTTGCTCGACGAAGCGGTATCGGGATTCGACCGCGTCGTACCGGGACCATCACCGGCCGTTGAATGCGGCGAGGGACTCGACTGAGTGCCGCCGGATCCGTGAGGCGACGAATCCGGCGACGGGGAATGGGACGACGTCGAACCGGAGGGCCCGAAGTGGTGACCGGCGGCAGGGCTCCCGGTGCTGGACGAACCACCGGTCCCGGTCGAGTGCGACGTGTCGACGCGTGGAGTCGTCGACGTACCACCGCCGCCACCCGTACTCGTGGAGACCGGTCCATCGGAGGAGCCACCTCCCGGCGACGAGGTGGATCGCCTCGGCGGGGAGTCACCGGAAGGGCTCTCGCCTCCTCCGGTTCTTGAGTCCGAACGCGACGGTGTATTCGTCGAGTCCGAAGTGTTCGAGGGGTTCGACCTCGGTGTCGTACTCGAGTCCGGCCCTGTATCACTACTCGAGCCGTTCGGACTCGAACCGGAATCACCGCCGGTTCCCCCATCCGAACCGCGGTTCGAGCCGGAACCACCATCACCGTCCGCGCCACCGCCCGAACCGGAGTCCCCGCCACCGCTCGAACCACCATTGCCGTTCGCACCCCCACCGGAACCCCCGCTGGAGCCGCCGTTTCCGGAGCCACCGCCGTCGAGATCGACGTCGCTGTTCCTACCGGGACGTTGGAAGAAACCGCCATCGATGATGTTCTTCTTCCTGATGACGTCCAGGCCGGTGACCTTGCCCAGGATCTTCCCGCACACCTTCATGACGGAGCCGAAGACCTCGATCAACCGGCCCAGCAGCGGCGACACCTGGCTGATGGTCCGGGTGAGCCGCTTGAGGAAGTCGGCGATCTTGGTGCCCCACTTGGAGATCGCCGTGACGGCCTGGGCCACCACGACCGGTGTGCCAAAGCCCAGGGTGAACACCGTCTCCAGCACCCAGGAGATCAGCTTGCCCACCAGGTCGGCGATGAGGTCGCGCACCGTTTCCCGGACGAACGCCACGACCTCGCCGAAGAGCATCACGACCGTGCTGATCCCACTCGCCGTGGTGGCGGCCCCGGCGAGAGCCTCCTCCTGTTCCTTGCAGGATTCCCGGTAGGCGTCAGCGGCCGGGCCCGTCCAGCCGGTGGTGCTGTTCTTCACCGCGTTGGCGAACGTCACCTGGGTTTCCTCCAGGTGCGCGGCGACGTTGGCCCACGTCTCCGAATACGACTGGATCACCGGTGGGTCACCGCACACGGAGTCGAGCATGTCCTTGAGCGGCTGGATGTGCTCCATCAAAAACGACGCCACCGAGGACATCAGCCAGCCGAACGGGTCGATCGCCGCGGCGGCCCCCTCGGCCACCAGTCCGACCGTGCCCAGCCCGATGTCGATCCAGTTGCCGTCCTTGATGCCGTTGAACGTGTCGATGGCCGATTCGGCGATGCCGATCCCGGTGACCCAACCGTGGTCGTTGTTCCCGGAGGTCCACGGTCCCGGACCGGCACCGTCCTGCGGTGCCTCCGCGACCAGTGGGTTGTTGTCAGACATCGACGCCGCCCAGGCTCTCGGCGTGCGCGTCCTCGGTGGCGCGGTAGGCTTCCGCGGCCCTGCGGACCTTGTCGGCCTGGGCCTGCATCGCCTTCACCGACTCGGTGAGCGCCTCGATACCGTGCTCCTCCACCGGGTCGAGGAGCATGCGAAACGGCTGACAGAGGATGCCGTAGGCGTCGGTGGGCATGCTGACCTGGCGCGCGGCCTCCACAGCCTGTTGCAGTTGCTCGACCACCCCGTCGAGCTGGCTCGCATGCGCGTCGAGGTCGGCGCCGATCTCGAAGCCACCCTCTGGCATGACTACCCCCAGTGAGAATCGCGTGGTCAGGAGAAGATGGACCGACCGCTGAAGTCATCGTCGTCGTCCTCGGGAGGACGACGACGGGTGGGCCGCGGTGGCGGTGGTGGAGCCGGTGTGTCGTCGTCCTCGGGGCCGAAACGCATCTCATGCTGAGATTCAGGCGGGGTTTCCTCGTCCTCGGGCGGATCGGGAAACGTCTTCTTCGCCTCTTCGAACACCTTCGCGGCGGTCTGGTCCTCGGTTCCGATGGTCTCGGCCATCGCCTGCTGCAGGAGTTCCGGGATGCGCGCTTGGGCCGCCTGCACCGTACGCATGATCAGGGCGGACAGCTCCCCCATGCGCTTCCCCTGGGCACTTTCGGAAATCGTCAGATCGGTCAACAGCCCCTTGGAATTGATGGTCAC
It encodes the following:
- a CDS encoding immunity 49 family protein; protein product: MTNVPRHAVDPDLARRQVAVIAPKVDVFLSYVERKASALTAVHQWAITAAQYRCVLDPDVTQSDTWHDLRIAEQAAAAIFAAAQASDGEVPYEIGGNTVRIPATGPVSAANGGKWLTVVWLAVALRDEDTVQRLCAVPLDTLRASGAQHDDYMYAWVETLQRFLRKEPIPPELFTAAMRGTDPDEARIASGDAMLQLVYPPIKMFYYLLRRDERLFNEALEQALTLHRGYWTAEDRADDPDGFLALAPLGVAVLARKVGLAIDVRSEYLPSGLLEGREPGQ
- a CDS encoding type VII secretion target; this translates as MPEGGFEIGADLDAHASQLDGVVEQLQQAVEAARQVSMPTDAYGILCQPFRMLLDPVEEHGIEALTESVKAMQAQADKVRRAAEAYRATEDAHAESLGGVDV
- a CDS encoding YbaB/EbfC family nucleoid-associated protein, producing the protein MADGVEASDRMIDNWTRQLQEQAQRYQAMASRVQEISVTARAADNSVEVTINSKGLLTDLTISESAQGKRMGELSALIMRTVQAAQARIPELLQQAMAETIGTEDQTAAKVFEEAKKTFPDPPEDEETPPESQHEMRFGPEDDDTPAPPPPPRPTRRRPPEDDDDDFSGRSIFS